The proteins below come from a single Mycobacterium parmense genomic window:
- a CDS encoding putative glycolipid-binding domain-containing protein has product MNAASSDPTRRVWQAMLTWRAQDVSRMEAVRIQLSGRRIRANGRIVAAATATNPAFGAYYDLQTDETGATKRLGLTVTTAERERVLSIARDEENMWLITGHDGDRRAAYDGALDVDVVFSPFFNALPVRRLSLHERPDSVTLPVVYVNVPDISVTAAAVSYTSEGRRDGIKLRSPVADTTVSVDEEGFIVDYPGLAERI; this is encoded by the coding sequence GTGAACGCAGCCTCCTCTGATCCGACTCGACGCGTGTGGCAGGCGATGCTCACCTGGCGCGCGCAAGATGTATCCCGCATGGAGGCCGTCCGAATTCAGTTGTCCGGCAGGCGGATCCGAGCCAACGGCCGCATCGTGGCGGCCGCCACCGCCACCAACCCCGCCTTCGGCGCCTACTACGACCTGCAGACCGATGAGACGGGCGCCACCAAGCGGCTCGGGTTGACGGTCACGACGGCCGAGCGCGAACGCGTGCTGTCCATCGCGCGCGACGAGGAGAACATGTGGCTGATCACCGGCCACGACGGCGACCGCCGCGCGGCTTATGACGGCGCGCTGGATGTGGACGTGGTCTTCAGCCCGTTCTTCAACGCCCTGCCCGTCCGCCGGTTGAGCCTGCACGAGCGCCCGGACTCGGTGACGCTGCCGGTGGTCTACGTCAACGTGCCGGACATATCGGTCACCGCGGCAGCCGTCAGCTACACCAGCGAAGGGCGCCGCGACGGGATCAAGCTGCGCTCCCCGGTGGCCGACACCACGGTCAGCGTCGACGAAGAGGGCTTCATCGTGGACTATCCAGGACTGGCAGAGCGGATCTGA
- a CDS encoding prephenate dehydrogenase, translated as MCVLGLGLIGGSIMRALAAAGREAFGYNRSVESAQGAIADGFDATTDLTGTLHRAAETGALIVLAVPMPALPNMLAHIAEVAPGCPLTDVTSVKGAVLDAVTAAGLRERFVGGHPMAGTAHSGWAAGHSGLFTGAPWVVSVDDHVDPQVWSMVMTLALNCRAEVVPAKSDEHDAAAAAISHLPHLLAEALAIIAGEIPLAFALAAGSFRDATRVAATAPDLVRAMCEGNSGQLIHTADRAMELLGRARESLATHDSVAELVDAGHAARTRYDNFPRSDIFHVIIGAENWRDELAAAGRAGGVIRSALPVLDSPR; from the coding sequence GTGTGCGTGCTCGGGCTCGGCCTGATCGGCGGGTCGATCATGCGCGCCCTGGCGGCGGCCGGCCGGGAAGCGTTCGGGTACAACCGCTCGGTGGAAAGCGCGCAGGGGGCCATCGCCGACGGTTTCGACGCGACCACCGATCTGACCGGCACGCTGCACCGCGCCGCCGAGACCGGCGCGCTGATCGTGCTGGCCGTGCCGATGCCGGCGCTGCCGAACATGCTGGCCCACATCGCGGAGGTGGCGCCCGGCTGCCCGCTGACGGACGTGACCAGCGTCAAGGGGGCGGTGCTCGACGCGGTCACCGCGGCCGGCCTGCGGGAGCGCTTCGTCGGCGGCCACCCGATGGCGGGTACCGCGCATTCGGGGTGGGCCGCCGGCCACTCCGGCCTGTTCACCGGGGCGCCGTGGGTCGTCAGCGTCGACGACCACGTCGATCCCCAGGTGTGGTCGATGGTGATGACGCTGGCGCTGAACTGCCGCGCGGAGGTGGTGCCGGCCAAATCCGACGAACACGACGCCGCGGCGGCCGCCATCTCGCACCTGCCGCACCTGCTCGCCGAGGCGCTGGCGATCATCGCCGGGGAGATTCCGTTGGCGTTCGCGCTGGCCGCGGGGTCCTTCAGAGACGCCACCCGGGTGGCGGCCACCGCCCCTGACCTGGTCCGCGCGATGTGCGAGGGCAACTCCGGGCAGCTGATACACACCGCCGATCGGGCCATGGAACTGCTGGGCCGCGCCCGCGAGTCGCTGGCCACCCACGATTCGGTGGCCGAACTCGTCGACGCCGGTCACGCCGCGCGGACGCGTTACGACAACTTCCCGCGCTCCGACATCTTCCACGTCATCATCGGCGCGGAGAACTGGCGCGACGAACTGGCCGCCGCGGGACGCGCGGGCGGGGTGATCAGATCCGCTCTGCCAGTCCTGGATAGTCCACGATGA
- a CDS encoding tRNA adenosine deaminase-associated protein, with protein MGAQRASAQGLSADTPDGFGVAVVREEGQWRCSPMSAKSLTSLNAAETELRELRSAGAVFGLLDIDDEFFVIVRPAPSGARLLLSDATAALDYDIAAEVLDKLDADLDPDDLEDSEPFEEGDLGLLADIGLPEAVLGVILDETDLYADEQLGRIAREMGFADELSAVIDRLGR; from the coding sequence ATGGGAGCTCAACGGGCCTCAGCCCAGGGCCTGTCCGCAGACACGCCGGACGGCTTTGGGGTCGCGGTCGTGCGCGAAGAAGGCCAGTGGCGCTGTTCGCCGATGTCCGCCAAATCCCTGACGAGTCTCAACGCCGCCGAGACCGAGCTGCGCGAACTGCGCAGCGCCGGAGCGGTGTTCGGGCTCCTCGACATCGACGACGAGTTCTTCGTCATCGTCCGCCCGGCGCCCTCGGGCGCGCGGCTGCTGCTGTCGGATGCCACCGCCGCGCTGGACTACGACATCGCCGCCGAGGTGCTGGACAAGCTCGATGCCGACCTCGATCCCGACGACCTCGAGGATTCCGAGCCCTTCGAGGAGGGTGACCTGGGCCTGCTGGCCGACATCGGGCTGCCCGAGGCGGTGCTGGGCGTCATCCTCGACGAGACCGACCTCTACGCCGACGAGCAGCTGGGCCGCATCGCCCGGGAGATGGGGTTCGCCGACGAGCTGTCGGCGGTGATCGACCGCCTCGGCCGGTGA
- a CDS encoding nucleoside deaminase, whose amino-acid sequence MRTDEDLIRAALSVAATAGPRDVPVGAVVIGADGTELARAVNAREALADPTAHAEILAMRAAAAVLGDGWRLQGTTLAVTLEPCTMCAGALVLARVARLVFGAWEPKTGAVGSLWDVVRDRRLNHRPAVRGGVLAQECAAPLEAFFARQRLG is encoded by the coding sequence GTGCGCACTGACGAAGACCTGATCCGTGCGGCGCTGTCGGTCGCCGCGACGGCCGGCCCCCGCGACGTGCCCGTCGGCGCGGTGGTGATCGGTGCCGACGGAACCGAACTCGCGCGGGCGGTCAACGCCCGGGAGGCCCTGGCCGATCCGACGGCGCACGCCGAGATCCTGGCGATGCGCGCGGCGGCCGCCGTCCTGGGCGACGGCTGGCGGCTGCAGGGCACCACGCTGGCCGTCACGCTGGAACCGTGCACCATGTGCGCGGGGGCGCTGGTGCTGGCCCGCGTGGCGCGCCTGGTGTTCGGCGCGTGGGAACCCAAGACCGGCGCGGTCGGCTCGCTGTGGGACGTGGTCCGCGACCGCCGCCTCAACCATCGCCCTGCGGTGCGCGGCGGCGTGCTCGCCCAGGAGTGCGCCGCGCCGCTGGAAGCGTTCTTCGCCCGCCAGCGATTGGGTTGA